A window of Terriglobales bacterium contains these coding sequences:
- the thiL gene encoding thiamine-phosphate kinase — protein sequence MTSRINPPPALYIGSVPRPERQLIQRVRSLAQASKPTLRTLITGIGDDCAVLRPPAGHELLVTTDFSLEGVHFRREWHPPESVGHRCLTRGLSDIAAMGGQPLACFLSLGLPAGLPQSWVDRFYRGLLRLASEHNVALAGGDTAQSPAGVLADIMVLGSIARGKAVLRSGAKPGDRLYVTGRIGLGGSTVRRLYAGEKIRPSAASGYFYPQPRLSAGHKLQRLASAMIDISDGLTTDLSHICEESNVGALVFQTEIPIHRNTNLNDALSGGDDYELLFTSSKRVPREIAGLTITEIGEIIDRPGMWLQDSNGRTRPLKAKGWEHFSADTRP from the coding sequence ATGACCTCACGGATAAATCCGCCCCCGGCGCTGTATATTGGCAGCGTGCCACGGCCCGAACGACAACTGATTCAGCGCGTGCGCAGTCTCGCACAGGCCAGTAAACCCACTCTTAGGACATTGATCACAGGAATCGGTGACGACTGCGCCGTCCTCCGCCCGCCCGCCGGACACGAGCTCCTCGTCACCACCGATTTCAGCCTCGAGGGCGTTCATTTCCGCCGCGAATGGCACCCCCCGGAATCCGTCGGCCACCGCTGTTTGACGCGCGGATTGAGTGACATAGCCGCCATGGGAGGACAGCCCCTTGCCTGTTTCCTCTCGCTCGGCTTACCTGCCGGCTTGCCGCAATCCTGGGTGGACCGCTTCTATCGCGGACTCCTACGCCTCGCCTCCGAGCACAACGTCGCTCTCGCCGGTGGCGACACCGCTCAGTCCCCTGCCGGCGTTCTCGCCGACATCATGGTCCTCGGCTCAATCGCTCGCGGCAAAGCCGTCCTTCGCTCCGGTGCGAAACCCGGCGATCGCCTTTACGTCACCGGACGCATCGGCCTCGGGGGTTCGACCGTCCGCCGCCTTTACGCTGGTGAGAAAATCCGCCCTTCCGCCGCTTCCGGCTACTTCTATCCGCAGCCCCGTCTCTCGGCAGGCCATAAGCTCCAACGGCTCGCGTCCGCCATGATCGACATCTCCGACGGCCTCACCACCGATCTCTCCCACATCTGCGAGGAGAGCAACGTCGGTGCTCTGGTTTTTCAAACCGAAATTCCGATTCATAGAAACACAAATTTGAATGACGCGCTCTCCGGTGGCGACGACTACGAACTCCTCTTCACCTCATCGAAACGTGTCCCCCGCGAAATCGCCGGTCTCACCATCACGGAAATAGGCGAAATCATTGATCGTCCCGGCATGTGGCTCCAGGACTCTAACGGTCGCACCAGGCCCCTCAAAGCGAAAGGATGGGAACACTTCTCCGCCGATACCCGTCCTTGA
- the efp gene encoding elongation factor P, whose translation MAIPATQLRPGMIIKHNNDLHAVFSVEHRTPGNLRAFIQAKLRNLRSGAMFEHRFRSADAIEKITVDEVKMEYLYNDGDTYHFMNTENYEQLGLNRDILGDAVEYLIPNLQISIEFFDGKPVGVELPQTVELTVVETEPGLKSATASSVTKPAKLETGLVVQVPPFINEGEKIRVDTSEGAYLSRA comes from the coding sequence ATGGCGATTCCAGCCACACAATTGCGCCCCGGCATGATCATTAAGCACAACAACGATCTGCACGCGGTCTTCAGCGTTGAACACCGCACCCCGGGCAACCTGCGCGCCTTCATCCAAGCCAAGCTGCGCAACCTGCGCTCCGGCGCCATGTTCGAGCACCGTTTCCGCTCTGCCGACGCCATCGAGAAGATCACCGTCGATGAGGTGAAAATGGAATACCTCTACAATGACGGCGACACCTACCACTTCATGAACACCGAGAATTACGAACAGCTCGGCCTGAATCGCGACATCCTGGGCGATGCGGTGGAGTACCTCATCCCGAACCTGCAGATCAGCATCGAGTTCTTTGACGGCAAACCCGTAGGCGTCGAACTGCCTCAGACCGTCGAACTCACCGTCGTCGAAACCGAACCGGGCCTGAAATCAGCAACAGCTTCCAGCGTTACCAAGCCGGCCAAGCTCGAAACCGGCCTCGTGGTGCAGGTTCCCCCGTTCATCAACGAAGGCGAAAAGATCCGCGTGGATACCAGCGAAGGCGCATACTTGTCGCGTGCATAG
- a CDS encoding bifunctional (p)ppGpp synthetase/guanosine-3',5'-bis(diphosphate) 3'-pyrophosphohydrolase, which yields MATLRHPFQNMLKVTRFRDLMKQVRINRPNDDLVVIERAYEYALQHHEGQSRASGEPYVVHPIGVAAILADMKLDPNAIAAGLLHDLVEDTSVTIVDIRKEFGEQVAHLVEGVTKIGKINFSTREERQAENLRKMMLAMVDDIRVVLIKLADRLHNMRTLDALPPERQETIARETLEIYGPIAHRLGMGKIRGELEDLAFKYVDRISYQQVHDAVEQRRKKGEEFLTRMVSVIREKLKEAGIEARVESRTKRLYSIWQKLQRQRISVDQTYDLYAVRIITKSVNDCYAVLGIIHNMWRPVPGRIKDFIAMPRPNLYQSLHTTVIEETGNAFEVQIRTEEMHHMAEEGIAAHWKYKDGPISARDEQRLAWLRQLVEWQRDVSDPDEFLSTLKIDLYPEEVYTFTPKGKVVTLPRDSTAIDFAYSIHTEVGHQCVGARVNGRMVPIRHKLRSGDIVEIVTQPGHQPSRDWLSIVKSTRARQKIRHWLNVHQRERAIEIGKKLIEKEARKYRVYLKDIKEADYQRVAVDLGLGRPDDLLAAIGYGKFAARAVLGRLSPASTDGTAAAEKTEAGLTSVVRRVFGSDSSAIVVRGHDDLLVYRARCCNPIKGEDVVGYVTRGKGVAVHSKSCPNVQNLMYEVDRRIDVEWGKKEASPSAYPVKLTVFCDDRAGMLKQMTALISDEDTNIRNISSKPTGDRQANIDLVVEIEDLKHLERIISGLRKIPGVHDVQRIQKI from the coding sequence ATGGCGACGCTCCGCCACCCATTTCAGAACATGCTGAAGGTCACCCGCTTCCGTGATCTGATGAAGCAGGTTCGTATCAACCGGCCCAACGACGACCTCGTCGTTATCGAGCGCGCCTACGAGTACGCCCTCCAGCATCACGAAGGACAATCCCGGGCTTCCGGCGAACCCTATGTCGTCCACCCCATTGGTGTGGCCGCCATCCTCGCCGATATGAAGCTCGACCCCAACGCCATCGCCGCCGGACTCCTTCACGACTTGGTCGAAGACACCTCTGTCACCATCGTCGACATCCGCAAGGAATTTGGTGAGCAGGTCGCGCATCTCGTCGAAGGCGTCACCAAGATCGGCAAGATTAACTTCTCCACTCGCGAGGAGCGCCAGGCTGAAAACCTGCGCAAGATGATGCTCGCCATGGTGGACGACATTCGTGTCGTCCTCATTAAGCTCGCCGACCGTCTGCACAACATGCGGACTCTCGACGCGCTTCCGCCCGAACGCCAGGAGACCATCGCCCGCGAAACCCTTGAGATCTACGGGCCAATTGCTCACCGTCTCGGCATGGGCAAGATCCGCGGCGAACTCGAAGACCTTGCCTTCAAGTACGTCGACCGCATCTCCTACCAGCAGGTTCACGACGCCGTCGAACAGCGTCGCAAAAAGGGCGAAGAGTTCCTTACGCGGATGGTTTCCGTCATCCGCGAGAAGCTGAAGGAAGCCGGGATCGAAGCTCGCGTTGAAAGTCGTACCAAGCGGCTTTACTCCATCTGGCAAAAGCTTCAACGGCAGCGCATCTCCGTCGACCAGACCTACGATCTCTACGCAGTCCGAATCATCACCAAGTCCGTCAACGACTGCTACGCCGTGCTCGGCATCATCCACAACATGTGGCGTCCCGTTCCTGGCCGCATTAAAGACTTCATCGCCATGCCGCGTCCGAACCTCTATCAGTCGCTGCACACGACTGTCATCGAGGAAACCGGCAACGCCTTCGAAGTGCAGATCCGCACCGAGGAAATGCACCACATGGCGGAGGAAGGAATCGCCGCCCACTGGAAGTACAAGGACGGCCCCATCTCCGCGCGCGACGAGCAGCGTCTCGCCTGGCTCCGCCAGCTTGTGGAATGGCAACGCGACGTCAGCGACCCCGACGAATTCCTCTCGACGCTGAAGATCGACCTCTACCCCGAAGAGGTCTACACCTTCACGCCAAAAGGTAAAGTCGTCACTCTGCCGCGCGACTCAACGGCCATCGATTTCGCCTACTCGATTCACACCGAGGTCGGCCATCAGTGCGTCGGAGCTCGCGTCAACGGACGCATGGTCCCCATTCGGCACAAGCTTCGCTCGGGCGATATCGTCGAAATCGTTACCCAACCTGGACATCAGCCCAGCCGCGATTGGCTTTCCATCGTCAAGTCCACCCGTGCCCGGCAGAAGATACGGCATTGGCTCAATGTCCACCAGCGTGAGCGTGCGATCGAAATCGGGAAGAAGCTGATCGAAAAGGAAGCGCGCAAGTATCGCGTTTACCTCAAGGACATCAAGGAAGCCGACTATCAGCGCGTCGCCGTCGATCTGGGTCTAGGTCGTCCCGACGACCTGCTTGCTGCCATCGGCTACGGCAAGTTTGCCGCGCGCGCGGTTCTCGGACGGCTTTCCCCCGCTTCCACCGACGGCACTGCTGCCGCCGAAAAGACCGAAGCCGGACTCACTAGTGTCGTCCGCCGCGTCTTCGGCAGCGACTCCTCCGCCATCGTCGTTCGCGGCCACGACGACCTTCTCGTCTATCGCGCCCGATGTTGCAATCCCATCAAGGGCGAAGACGTCGTCGGCTACGTCACCCGCGGCAAGGGCGTCGCGGTGCACTCGAAATCCTGTCCCAACGTGCAGAACCTCATGTACGAAGTCGACCGTCGGATCGATGTCGAATGGGGCAAGAAAGAAGCCTCCCCCAGTGCTTACCCGGTAAAGCTCACCGTATTCTGCGACGATCGCGCCGGCATGCTGAAACAGATGACGGCGCTCATCTCCGACGAAGACACCAATATTCGCAACATCAGCTCCAAACCTACCGGCGACCGCCAGGCCAATATCGATCTCGTCGTCGAAATCGAAGACCTCAAGCACCTGGAGCGCATCATCAGCGGCCTTCGCAAGATCCCCGGCGTCCACGACGTCCAGCGCATCCAGAAGATCTAG
- a CDS encoding HIT domain-containing protein, which produces MDYLWTPWRYAYVSQAEKIEGCVFCHREEARDDEKAYILHRAEHCFVILNAYPYTSGHVMVVPYQHTDELQKLSPEAATEMILLTQKLEGVLRRAYNPDGINVGMNIGKAAGAGIAGHIHMHVLPRWVADSNFMTTVGETRVLPEALNETYQRLKSLLG; this is translated from the coding sequence ATGGACTATTTGTGGACTCCCTGGCGCTACGCCTACGTGTCGCAGGCCGAGAAAATCGAAGGTTGTGTCTTCTGCCACCGGGAAGAAGCCCGCGACGACGAGAAGGCCTACATTCTCCATCGCGCCGAGCACTGTTTCGTCATCCTCAACGCTTATCCCTACACCTCGGGGCACGTTATGGTCGTCCCCTACCAGCACACCGACGAACTCCAAAAGCTCAGCCCTGAAGCCGCCACCGAAATGATCCTTCTCACCCAGAAACTCGAGGGTGTTCTCCGCCGCGCCTACAACCCTGACGGCATCAACGTCGGCATGAACATCGGCAAAGCCGCCGGGGCCGGCATCGCCGGACACATCCACATGCATGTCCTGCCCCGCTGGGTCGCCGACTCAAATTTCATGACCACGGTCGGCGAAACCCGAGTCCTGCCCGAAGCGCTCAACGAAACCTACCAGCGCCTCAAATCGCTGTTGGGCTAA
- a CDS encoding acylphosphatase, which produces MALENVRVEAKTYRVRGRVQGVGFRWFVENAARQLGVAGWVRNRSDGSVEVLAQGSREQLFSLRAKLHEGPRAARVDEVEEFESQPQQDMKTFRIEGAW; this is translated from the coding sequence ATGGCGCTAGAAAACGTAAGAGTCGAGGCGAAGACCTACAGAGTACGCGGGCGCGTTCAAGGTGTCGGCTTTCGCTGGTTCGTCGAGAACGCCGCCCGCCAACTCGGGGTCGCCGGATGGGTTCGTAATCGTTCTGACGGATCGGTCGAGGTTCTGGCGCAAGGTTCGCGCGAGCAGTTATTTTCGCTGCGCGCCAAGTTACACGAAGGCCCCCGCGCCGCCCGCGTGGACGAAGTAGAAGAGTTCGAGTCGCAACCTCAGCAGGACATGAAAACTTTCCGCATTGAAGGAGCATGGTGA
- a CDS encoding YtxH domain-containing protein, which produces MADYKRFGLYEGSDRGSQIGTAITFLFIGLGIGAVSALLFAPHSGDKTRKIIRRKYEDAVDSVEDWAEQAADMWEKGKDSVSDLRDRGSEMARKAAEKVAPMAKAIRRD; this is translated from the coding sequence ATGGCGGATTACAAACGGTTTGGTCTGTACGAAGGCAGTGACCGAGGTTCGCAAATCGGCACGGCGATAACCTTTCTGTTTATCGGATTGGGGATCGGCGCGGTATCGGCGCTGCTGTTTGCGCCGCATAGCGGCGACAAAACCCGCAAAATCATCCGCCGCAAGTATGAGGATGCGGTGGATTCGGTAGAAGATTGGGCGGAACAGGCCGCGGACATGTGGGAAAAGGGTAAGGACTCAGTGTCCGACCTTCGTGACCGCGGGAGTGAAATGGCGCGCAAAGCCGCCGAGAAGGTAGCTCCGATGGCGAAAGCGATTCGCCGCGACTAG
- a CDS encoding BON domain-containing protein, protein MKKSLQAFVFVLALSTAISLAQTGGTGSSSSGSGTGTGSPSSGSYGDQNQGMGTGSTAGSTGSMTGDQSTATTGTATDKSKANVQVDDQTIHRQVHEQLATNPNLQNVQVTVENGTVNLAGTVASKEDRKEAKRLAKAVPGVHKVKDKELTVSASASGTTSTTGGLSGSASDNNSMTGSSSSGNTAGSISGNSGSTGSTSGQTSTTSPNSPSSSTEPTTPKSNTASSDMSGSSSSVGSSTDTSSTTGAQTSTSPSTSSSSSSTLPDSASSSSQSSTTSSTGNTSSTSSSTSTPDSTSSSSPQVSGTTGGVSGSAQTSSTPGSSTSSTTPDSSASSTSSVGSQSTSSQSTTGSSTTGATSTTPGASSSSSSMPGQSSTTGSTPESGSASSMGSSTTGASSASGSSDQVRNDIQTAFRNEPTLTSANISVNVTDDSIELSGTAPSAKDRDEAKRIAQSFAGNRRIVDNIKVNGSGAASDQSGSSSSIGGSSTSPSTTGTSGSSTGSTSTSTPDQTTPPKK, encoded by the coding sequence ATGAAGAAGTCTCTACAGGCATTTGTGTTCGTACTGGCGCTCAGCACAGCCATCTCGCTGGCTCAAACAGGCGGGACAGGCAGCTCGAGTTCCGGTTCCGGAACGGGCACCGGCTCACCTTCGAGCGGCTCTTACGGCGACCAGAACCAGGGCATGGGCACCGGTTCCACCGCAGGCTCCACCGGCTCCATGACCGGCGACCAATCCACCGCTACCACCGGGACAGCGACCGACAAGTCCAAGGCCAATGTTCAGGTTGACGATCAGACGATTCACCGTCAGGTCCACGAGCAGCTTGCGACCAACCCCAATCTCCAGAACGTTCAGGTCACCGTTGAAAACGGCACCGTCAACCTGGCCGGCACTGTCGCCAGCAAGGAAGACCGCAAGGAAGCAAAGCGCCTTGCCAAAGCCGTTCCGGGCGTTCATAAAGTCAAAGACAAGGAACTCACCGTTTCGGCCTCGGCCAGCGGCACAACTTCCACCACTGGCGGGCTTTCGGGCTCCGCTTCTGACAACAACTCCATGACCGGTTCCAGCTCCAGCGGCAACACGGCTGGCAGCATCTCCGGCAATTCCGGCTCGACCGGCAGCACCAGTGGCCAGACGTCGACCACTTCGCCGAACAGCCCCTCTTCCAGTACCGAACCGACCACCCCTAAAAGCAACACCGCGTCGAGTGACATGAGCGGTTCGTCGAGCAGCGTTGGCAGCAGCACCGATACCAGCAGCACCACCGGTGCTCAGACTTCAACCAGCCCGAGCACCAGCTCCAGCTCTTCGTCGACTCTGCCGGACAGTGCGTCGTCGTCCTCGCAGTCCAGCACGACCAGCAGCACGGGCAACACCAGCAGCACCAGCTCCAGCACGTCGACCCCTGACAGCACCTCGAGCAGCAGCCCGCAGGTAAGCGGTACTACTGGCGGCGTGAGCGGCTCCGCTCAAACCTCTTCGACGCCCGGCAGTTCGACGTCTTCCACGACGCCCGACAGCTCGGCTTCGTCCACCTCCTCTGTGGGTTCGCAATCCACGAGTTCGCAATCAACCACTGGCAGCAGCACGACCGGCGCCACCAGCACCACGCCCGGCGCGAGCAGCTCCAGCAGCAGCATGCCCGGTCAGTCCAGCACCACCGGATCGACCCCCGAATCTGGTAGCGCTTCCTCGATGGGCAGCAGCACCACTGGCGCTTCCTCTGCCAGCGGCTCTTCCGATCAGGTTCGCAACGACATCCAGACCGCTTTCCGCAATGAACCCACGCTGACCAGCGCGAACATCTCCGTGAACGTTACGGACGATTCCATCGAACTGAGCGGCACGGCGCCTTCTGCGAAGGATCGCGACGAAGCCAAGCGCATCGCGCAGTCGTTCGCCGGCAATCGCCGCATTGTGGACAACATCAAGGTGAACGGTTCGGGTGCGGCTTCCGATCAGTCGGGCAGCAGCTCGAGCATCGGTGGCTCTTCCACCAGCCCTTCCACGACTGGAACCTCTGGCTCCAGCACGGGTAGCACTTCCACCAGCACTCCAGATCAGACCACTCCTCCGAAGAAGTAG
- a CDS encoding cation diffusion facilitator family transporter, translated as MAGHHHSPVDSLRVLRVSLVLTVVYIGLLIVFGIKARSLALLSEAGHNVSDFLALLLSLAAVYMQRRPPSATKTFGYDRAGVVAAFLNALALVGISFFIFVEAGKRLYSPVEVHPKEMIWVGVAGVVLNGIIAILLFKGSRTDLNIRSAFLHEIGDTLSTAAVIVGAVVIMETGRTWVDPALSFGIGALILWSSFSIIRETLNILLEGTPRGVDVEQVSTAILGVAGVNDVHDLHVWSIGSASRALACHITIADIPPSESEIILREVQEKLRTKFHINHTTIQFEHAECEIAHGCVMPVTDPQHHGHAH; from the coding sequence ATGGCCGGTCATCATCACAGTCCCGTAGATTCACTGCGGGTCCTGCGAGTTTCGCTGGTCCTGACGGTCGTGTACATCGGGCTGCTCATCGTCTTTGGCATTAAGGCCCGAAGCCTGGCGCTGCTCTCTGAAGCAGGCCACAACGTCTCCGATTTTCTTGCCCTGCTACTCTCGCTAGCCGCGGTGTACATGCAGCGGCGTCCGCCCAGTGCGACCAAGACATTTGGGTACGATCGGGCCGGGGTGGTGGCGGCGTTCCTGAACGCGCTTGCCCTGGTGGGGATTTCGTTCTTTATCTTCGTGGAAGCGGGGAAGAGGCTCTACTCGCCGGTAGAGGTACACCCAAAAGAGATGATCTGGGTGGGGGTAGCCGGTGTGGTGCTGAACGGCATCATTGCGATCCTGCTGTTCAAGGGAAGCCGTACGGACCTGAATATCCGGAGCGCGTTCCTGCATGAAATCGGCGACACCCTCTCGACAGCGGCGGTGATCGTCGGCGCAGTTGTGATCATGGAGACGGGCCGGACGTGGGTGGATCCGGCGCTGTCGTTTGGAATCGGGGCACTGATCCTGTGGTCGTCGTTCAGCATCATTCGCGAGACGTTGAATATTTTGCTGGAAGGGACTCCGCGCGGCGTGGACGTGGAGCAGGTGTCGACGGCCATCCTGGGTGTTGCCGGGGTGAACGATGTACACGACCTGCACGTGTGGAGCATCGGGAGCGCGTCGCGAGCGCTGGCGTGCCACATCACGATCGCCGATATTCCGCCATCGGAGAGCGAAATCATCCTCAGAGAAGTTCAGGAGAAGCTACGGACCAAGTTCCACATTAACCACACAACGATCCAGTTCGAACACGCCGAGTGCGAGATCGCACACGGGTGCGTGATGCCGGTGACGGACCCTCAGCATCACGGCCACGCGCACTAG
- a CDS encoding 30S ribosomal protein S1 — MALFDEIQVTDNQPENATSSTENPTENSGEVRAQSSPAETSHGPEQPQKETMDDFATALETFTSDAESDISDDRVIKGTVIKITPTQVVVDIGTKSEGSVPLDEVKDHEGNVKLQPGDEIDVMREKGTTDEGYVNLSHQKAQRLRAWDEIEKAYNEKTPIKARVIDRIKGGLNVDILGARAFLPGSQVDVRPVRNLDGMKGTEIEVRIIKLNKKRGNVVVSRKQILDEEVAEKREKTMEHLEEGGILTGTVKNLTDYGAFVDLGGIDGLLHITDMSWGRLTHPRDLVQVGDQIQVKVLKFDKDKQRVSLGFKQLTPDPWLDAAERYPIGAHVKGRIISVTDYGAFVELEQGIEGLVHVSEMTWSKRMKHPSKIVNVGEELETVVLNVNPTERRISLGLKQLLSNPWESLHDKYPIGAQVEGRVRNLTDFGAFIEIEDGIDGLVHVSNLSWTKRVKHPSEVLKKGDKVKAVVLGIEPENRRLSLGVKQLQPDVWETFFATHKIGDVLKGKVLRLASFGAFVELAEGVEGLCHNSEAVDEHQNPIKLEPGSEHEFKIIKMNPAEKKVGLSIRAVGDEATRTEVEAYKHPVSSSSSTSTIGELIDWKRASNENN; from the coding sequence ATGGCTTTGTTCGACGAAATCCAAGTTACCGACAACCAACCCGAAAACGCTACGTCTTCGACTGAAAACCCAACCGAGAATTCCGGCGAAGTGCGTGCGCAATCCTCCCCGGCCGAAACCAGTCACGGACCGGAACAACCACAGAAAGAAACGATGGACGATTTTGCCACCGCCCTGGAGACGTTCACATCCGACGCAGAGTCGGACATCAGTGACGACCGGGTGATTAAAGGCACGGTCATCAAGATCACCCCGACGCAGGTAGTCGTCGACATCGGCACGAAGTCCGAAGGCTCGGTTCCCCTCGATGAAGTTAAAGACCACGAGGGCAACGTAAAGCTTCAGCCGGGCGATGAAATCGACGTGATGCGCGAGAAGGGAACGACGGACGAAGGTTACGTCAACCTCTCGCACCAGAAGGCACAGCGCCTGCGTGCCTGGGACGAGATCGAAAAGGCTTATAACGAAAAGACGCCGATCAAGGCCCGCGTGATCGACCGCATCAAGGGCGGTTTGAACGTGGACATCCTGGGCGCCCGCGCGTTCCTGCCCGGTTCGCAGGTGGACGTTCGTCCGGTGCGCAACCTGGATGGCATGAAGGGCACAGAGATCGAAGTCCGCATCATCAAGCTCAACAAGAAGCGCGGCAACGTGGTGGTTTCGCGCAAGCAGATTCTCGATGAGGAAGTTGCCGAGAAGCGCGAAAAGACGATGGAGCACCTGGAAGAAGGTGGCATCCTTACCGGCACGGTGAAGAACCTGACCGACTACGGTGCGTTCGTTGACCTGGGCGGAATCGATGGACTGTTGCACATCACCGACATGTCGTGGGGACGCCTGACGCATCCGCGCGACCTGGTACAGGTGGGCGATCAGATCCAGGTAAAGGTGCTGAAGTTCGATAAAGACAAGCAGCGCGTATCGCTGGGCTTCAAGCAGTTGACGCCTGATCCGTGGCTCGACGCCGCCGAACGGTACCCGATTGGCGCGCATGTGAAAGGCCGCATTATCAGCGTGACCGACTACGGTGCGTTCGTCGAACTGGAGCAGGGCATTGAAGGTCTGGTCCACGTCAGCGAGATGACGTGGTCGAAGCGGATGAAGCATCCGTCGAAGATCGTCAACGTTGGCGAAGAGCTTGAGACGGTTGTGCTGAATGTGAATCCGACGGAGCGCCGCATCAGCCTTGGGCTGAAACAGTTGCTGTCGAATCCGTGGGAATCGCTGCACGACAAATATCCGATCGGCGCGCAGGTGGAAGGCCGCGTCCGCAACCTGACGGATTTCGGTGCGTTCATCGAGATCGAAGACGGAATCGACGGGCTGGTCCACGTGAGCAACCTGAGCTGGACGAAGCGCGTGAAGCATCCTTCGGAAGTGCTGAAGAAGGGTGACAAGGTGAAGGCTGTCGTTCTCGGGATCGAGCCGGAGAACCGCCGCCTGTCCCTGGGCGTGAAGCAGCTTCAGCCGGATGTGTGGGAGACTTTCTTCGCGACCCACAAAATCGGCGATGTGCTCAAGGGCAAGGTTCTGCGCCTGGCGAGCTTCGGTGCGTTCGTGGAGCTGGCTGAGGGAGTTGAGGGCCTGTGCCACAACTCGGAAGCCGTGGACGAACACCAGAACCCGATCAAGCTGGAGCCGGGCTCGGAGCACGAGTTCAAGATCATCAAGATGAACCCGGCCGAGAAGAAGGTGGGCCTGAGCATCCGCGCGGTGGGCGACGAAGCGACCCGCACGGAAGTGGAAGCCTACAAGCATCCGGTTTCGAGTTCGAGCTCGACTTCTACGATCGGCGAACTGATCGACTGGAAGCGCGCGAGCAACGAAAACAACTAA
- a CDS encoding adenine phosphoribosyltransferase produces the protein MQQAQQPQHSFDGDKLKKLIRGVPDFPKPGILFYDITTLLKDKVGFATLIDELSHRYVGKAIDLVLGIEARGFIFGPALAYRLNAGFVPVRKPKKLPAEVARMTYDLEYGQDTLEVHKDAIQPGQHVVIVDDLLATGGTATATAKLVESLGGKVESLAFIVELDFLKGRDKLSKYNVVSLLHYDE, from the coding sequence ATGCAACAGGCCCAGCAGCCTCAACACTCGTTTGACGGCGACAAACTGAAGAAGCTCATCCGCGGCGTGCCCGACTTCCCCAAGCCCGGCATCCTCTTTTACGACATCACCACCCTGCTGAAGGACAAAGTCGGTTTTGCCACGCTCATCGACGAACTCTCGCACCGTTACGTCGGCAAGGCGATCGACCTCGTTCTAGGCATCGAAGCCCGCGGCTTCATCTTCGGACCCGCACTCGCCTACCGTCTCAACGCCGGCTTCGTTCCCGTCCGCAAACCCAAGAAGCTTCCTGCCGAAGTCGCCCGCATGACCTACGACCTCGAATACGGACAGGACACCCTCGAGGTCCATAAGGACGCCATCCAGCCCGGACAGCACGTCGTCATCGTCGACGACCTGCTCGCAACCGGCGGCACCGCCACGGCAACCGCCAAGCTCGTCGAATCTCTCGGCGGCAAGGTCGAAAGCCTGGCCTTCATCGTTGAGTTGGATTTCCTGAAAGGCCGCGACAAGCTGTCGAAGTACAACGTCGTCAGCCTGCTGCACTACGACGAGTAG
- a CDS encoding CBS domain-containing protein has product MKVRDVMTSEVVTAAPDTTLEEIATMMKSEDTGAIPVVEEDELIGIVTDRDIVLRCVAEGKDPSELCAEDIVSEDVEVVDTDTDVAEALDIMGRRQIRRLPVVENGELVGMVSIGDLAVKQGDEQDTGEALKDVSKGVKESRRAAQPAPRTTNTATRNATSKTERSATQGIANHDLEDEERRQQKVVAIRDDANALPRGQKKPSKRRAS; this is encoded by the coding sequence ATGAAAGTGCGCGATGTAATGACGTCTGAAGTGGTGACCGCTGCACCGGACACGACACTGGAAGAGATCGCAACGATGATGAAGTCGGAAGACACCGGGGCTATTCCGGTGGTGGAAGAAGACGAACTTATCGGCATTGTTACAGATCGTGACATCGTGCTGCGCTGCGTGGCGGAAGGGAAGGACCCATCGGAACTCTGCGCGGAAGACATCGTCAGCGAAGATGTGGAAGTTGTGGATACCGATACCGATGTGGCCGAGGCACTGGACATCATGGGGCGTCGGCAAATTCGCCGATTGCCGGTGGTGGAGAACGGGGAACTGGTCGGGATGGTGTCCATCGGCGATCTGGCGGTTAAGCAGGGCGACGAGCAGGATACGGGGGAAGCCCTGAAAGATGTGTCGAAGGGAGTAAAAGAATCTCGGCGGGCGGCGCAACCGGCTCCGCGCACGACGAACACAGCGACACGGAATGCCACCAGCAAGACTGAACGCAGCGCGACGCAGGGAATCGCGAACCACGATCTGGAAGATGAGGAGCGGCGGCAGCAAAAGGTGGTGGCCATCCGCGACGATGCGAATGCACTTCCGCGCGGGCAGAAAAAGCCGAGCAAGCGGAGAGCGAGTTAG